One genomic region from Salvia hispanica cultivar TCC Black 2014 chromosome 2, UniMelb_Shisp_WGS_1.0, whole genome shotgun sequence encodes:
- the LOC125207898 gene encoding norbelladine synthase-like, translating to MMYGTASDERAVKVPASEAWKLIGTLQLAYFIEESLPHLISKIDVVQGDGSAGTIIRATFPPGREDGLKWFKEKFTVVDDEKRVKVAEVVEGGYLDVGFTMYRITLEVTEAEEEDCVIRTTLEYELKEEAAANAFLASIQPLAAIMQLAADSLQRNYKPIAN from the exons ATGATGTATGGAACAGCATCGGACGAGAGAGCGGTGAAGGTACCAGCAAGCGAAGCATGGAAGTTGATTGGCACTCTTCAACTCGCCTATTTCATTGAAGAATCACTTCCTCATCTCATCAGCAAAATCGACGTCGTACAAGGCGACGGCTCCGCTGGAACCATAATCCGCGCCACTTTCCCTCCAG GGAGAGAGGACGGATTGAAGTGGTTCAAGGAGAAGTTCACGGTGGTGGATGATGAGAAACGTGTGAAGGTGGCGGAGGTGGTAGAAGGCGGCTACCTCGATGTAGGGTTCACGATGTACCGGATCACGTTGGAGGTGAcggaggcggaggaggaggactGTGTGATTCGAACTACATTAGAGTACGAGCTCAAAGAAGAGGCTGCAGCCAATGCTTTCCTGGCATCCATTCAACCACTCGCCGCCATCATGCAACTTGCCGCTGATTCTTTGCAACGGAACTATAAGCCCATAGCCAACTGA
- the LOC125208584 gene encoding protein DETOXIFICATION 16-like yields the protein MNSPPPRPPPSISPAIGESPLDNSHREAMDGTPASVEHADLYSFGMKELMKEGKKQVGLAIPLIIVNMLLHFVQVISLMFVGHLGELQLSSASMATSFAAVTGFSVLLGMVSALETLCGQAYGAKQYQMLGVYTQRAALVVLALSVGLAVVWYNTAFILMFLGQNHKISAGAGEFNRWMIPGLFAYGILQCLIRFLQTQNIVYPMMVTSAVSGAFHVFLCWLLVFKLEFGSRGAALANAASYWFNVVLLALYVCFSTACKKCFTGFSREAFRDMVAFLKLAVPSALMICLEYWSFELVVLLSGLLPNPTLETSVLSISLNTCWMVYMISVGLGGAVSTRVANELGAGNGGYARLAVIAAASIAASEGAVIAAVTLLVRNVWGKLYSKEKEVIIYVARILPLLAVSNFLDGFQCVLSGAARGCGWQTVCAVVNLGAYYVVAIPCAALLAFVFHLGGMGLWIGIICGLSVQALILIVINLRTNWNDEVLKAAKLN from the exons ATGAATTCTCCTCCTCCGCGGCCGCCGCCATCAATTTCTCCGGCAATAGGTGAATCACCTCTTGATAATTCTCATCGTGAGGCCATGGATGGGACGCCTGCTTCAGTTG AGCATGCAGATTTATACAGCTTTGGAATGAAAGAATTGATGAAGGAAGGAAAGAAGCAGGTGGGATTGGCTATACCTCTGATAATAGTAAACATGCTTCTCCACTTTGTACAAGTCATTTCTTTGATGTTTGTTGGTCACCTCGGTGAATTGCAACTCTCCTCCGCTTCCATGGCCACTTCTTTCGCTGCAGTCACCGGCTTCAGCGTCTTGCTAGGAATGGTGAGCGCTTTAGAAACTCTTTGTGGCCAAGCCTATGGCGCCAAGCAGTACCAAATGCTCGGTGTTTACACTCAACGCGCTGCTCTGGTCGTTCTAGCCTTGAGCGTTGGCCTTGCAGTTGTGTGGTACAACACCGCCTTCATTCTAATGTTCTTAGgtcaaaatcacaaaatctCTGCAGGAGCCGGCGAGTTCAACCGTTGGATGATACCCGGCCTCTTCGCCTATGGCATCCTCCAATGCCTCATCAGGTTCCTGCAGACACAGAACATTGTGTATCCGATGATGGTGACCTCTGCAGTTTCGGGCGCGTTCCATGTCTTCCTGTGTTGGCTGCTTGTGTTCAAACTCGAGTTTGGAAGCCGAGGGGCTGCATTGGCGAATGCTGCCTCGTACTGGTTCAACGTGGTGCTGCTGGCGTTGTATGTCTGCTTCTCCACAGCTTGCAAAAAGTGTTTCACTGGTTTTTCAAGAGAGGCTTTTCGTGATATGGTTGCGTTTCTGAAGCTTGCAGTTCCTTCCGCTCTGATGATATG CTTGGAATACTGGTCATTTGAATTGGTTGTTCTTCTATCCGGTCTTCTCCCAAACCCGACGTTAGAGACATCAGTATTGTCGATAAGCCTGAATACCTGCTGGATGGTGTATATGATATCTGTTGGTCTCGGAGGTGCAGTGAGCACAAGAGTGGCGAACGAACTGGGAGCTGGCAATGGAGGGTACGCTCGTCTTGCTGTGATTGCAGCAGCATCGATTGCAGCCTCAGAAGGAGCGGTCATCGCAGCAGTAACACTGTTAGTCCGGAATGTGTGGGGAAAGCTGTACAGCAAAGAAAAGGAAGTGATCATATACGTGGCGAGAATCTTGCCTCTGCTGGCAGTATCAAACTTTTTGGATGGTTTCCAGTGTGTGCTATCAGGAGCTGCTAGAGGGTGTGGATGGCAAACTGTGTGTGCGGTCGTCAACCTCGGGGCTTACTATGTAGTAGCCATTCCTTGTGCTGCGCTGCTTGCCTTCGTCTTTCACCTCGGGGGCATG GGGCTTTGGATCGGGATCATATGCGGACTTTCTGTTCAAGCTCTCATTTTGATCGTCATAAATTTGCGGACTAATTGGAATGATGAG GTGTTGAAGGCTGccaaattgaattga
- the LOC125204137 gene encoding syntaxin-21-like isoform X2 — MSFEDLESGRALIPLAGPRHIEHGPSRALAAGVFRINTAVAGYKRLVNCIGAPRDTIDLRHNLRKTRLQIRELVKETSAELDRVRQTYKYNEVNDSKKISDAKLTKDYESVLKDFERAQLLAAEKEKAFPHPIANNTRQPSNRASELEISSLNPMQASLVRESNRQVMHMENEIVLNEAIIDEREQGIREIQKEIGEVNEIFRDLAQLVSAQGALIGDISSNIESSHAATGEGANQLAKASKTQRSTSSMDRCFVYRLVQMNFISFM; from the exons ATGAGTTTCGAGGACCTCGAATCGGGCCGGGCCTTGATTCCTCTGGCGGGGCCAAGGCACATTGAGCACGGCCCGTCTCGAGCCCTCGCCGCTGGCGTCTTCAGGATCAACACCGCCGTCGCGGGATATAAACGCCTCGTCAATTGCATCGGAGCTCCGAGAGACACCATCGACCTCCGTCATAATCT CCGTAAAACTAGGTTACAGATTAGGGAGCTGGTGAAGGAGACTTCAGCAGAGCTTGATCGTGTCAGACAAACCTACAAGTATAACGAAGTCAAT GACAGCAAGAAAATTTCTGATGCTAAGCTTACAAAAGATTATGAATCTGTTCTGAAAGACTTTGAAAGGGCTCAGCTTCTTGCAGCAGAGAAGGAAAAGGCTTTTCCTCACCCCATTGCTAATAATACTCGTCAGCCGAG CAATAGAGCCAGTGAGCTGGAGATAAGTTCTTTGAATCCCATGCAGGCGTCTCTGGTTAGAGAATCCAATAG ACAGGTCATGCATATGGAAAATGAGATAGTTCTTAATGAAGCCATTATTGACGAAAGGGAGCAAGGCATCAGAGAAATTCAGAAGGAAATTGGTGAGGTCAATGAAATCTTCAGGGATCTGGCTCAGTTGGTTAGTGCACAAGGAGCTTTGATAG GCGATATAAGCTCAAATATTGAAAGTTCCCATGCTGCAACCGGTGAAGGTGCTAACCAACTTGCTAAAGCATCCAAAACACAAAGATCTACATCATCTATG GATCGCTGCTTTGTTTACCGGCTGGTACAgatgaattttatttcctttatgTAA
- the LOC125206240 gene encoding WEB family protein At3g02930, chloroplastic-like: protein MSTKPKSAVSGAPAKGSVATTRVSKTSSRGAVKSNADAASPLQSSRLSVDRSPRSVPSKPAVDRRSPKLTTPPEKKAARVSIPSEVQPELRLAKEELKKAEEKLVLVQNEKEKALDELKETRRLAEEAHEKLREALITQKRAEENSEIEKFRAVEMEQAGIEAAQRNEEERQKELETVRDQHAADVAALQSATQEIQKVKEELAQISHAKDQTLQNVEDATKLAEAHARKVEALSAELAHMKSVLDSRVEMEASEKDKFVSELKSEIVSLNQQLKKAQMLEENLAEKEAIIEQLNVDLEAAKMAESYARNLVDELQEKVEELSSQAEQAKRLERSASESLESVIKQLEGSNDSLHDAESQIGSLKEKVVMLEISIDRQKRDLEESDILLELAKEEASEMAKKVESLRSELETLKEEKSHSLNNEKLAAENVQNLLEEKNKLINELGNSRDEEEKSKRALESLASALHEVSSEARDAKEKLLSFQVEHENYESQIEDLKLILKGTNEKYESMLGDARKEIEALTNSVEQSKHDHQNSRAEWEQRELHSMNSIKKSEEEKSSVESEINRLVNLLKMAEEEACATREEEERWKNSFKEAESEAIYLKEVLGEAKAESMRLKEGLMDKENELQNILQENDELRKREASSLKKIEDLSKLLEEVPAKKHEEENGELTDSEKDYDMLPKVVEFYEQNGTGEVKPKAENQSQETELPAPAKETPHEVHDVINDEFVQTASKKENWNGEVKENELEKGSDDATEVDLKMWDNCNIEEKDYSPEGEGETEQESFEDEVEHKAEGTDNHEQANGHSTENPDNGGSSPTKQNGLKKKKKPLLHKFGSLLKKKGTTNQK, encoded by the exons ATGTCTACCAAGCCCAA ATCTGCTGTATCTGGAGCTCCGGCTAAAGGGTCAGTGGCAACTACTCGTGTGAGCAAGACTAGCAGCAGGGGAGCAGTTAAATCCAATGCGGATGCTGCTTCTCCCCTGCAAAGTTCTCGCCTCTCGGTTGATCGCTCCCCGAGATCTGTTCCATCGAAGCCTGCAGTTGACCGCCGCTCTCCCAAACTCACCACTCCACCTGAA AAAAAGGCGGCTCGTGTTTCAATACCGTCTGAAGTTCAGCCTGAACTTAGGCTAGCTAAGGAAGAACTTAAGAAGGCTGAGGAGAAGCTGGTTTTGGTTCAGAATGAAAAAGAGAAGGCTCTTGATGAATTGAAAGAAACCCGGAGATTGGCTGAGGAAGCACATGAGAAGCTCCGGGAGGCATTGATTACACAGAAACGAGCAGAAGAGAATTCTGAGATTGAAAAGTTTCGAGCAGTTGAAATGGAGCAGGCAGGCATTGAAGCTGCTCAAAGAAATGAGGAGGAACGGCAGAAAGAGCTTGAAACGGTTAGGGACCAGCATGCGGCGGATGTTGCTGCTCTTCAATCTGCCACTCAGGAAATTCAGAAGGTGAAGGAAGAACTTGCCCAGATAAGTCATGCAAAAGACCAGACACTACAGAATGTAGAAGATGCAACAAAATTAGCAGAGGCTCACGCACGAAAGGTTGAAGCTCTCTCAGCTGAGTTGGCTCATATGAAATCTGTGCTTGATTCTAGAGTCGAAATGGAGGCAAGTGAAAAAGATAAGTTTGTATCAGAACTGAAATCAGAGATAGTTTCCCTGAACCAGCAACTTAAAAAGGCTCAAATGTTGGAGGAGAATTTGGCAGAAAAAGAGGCTATCATAGAGCAACTTAATGTTGACCTCGAGGCTGCAAAAATGGCCGAGTCTTATGCTCGTAACCTGGTGGATGAGTTGCAAGAAAAAGTTGAGGAATTATCATCACAAGCTGAGCAAGCAAAGAGATTGGAGAGATCTGCGTCAGAATCACTGGAGTCTGTGATAAAACAACTTGAAGGAAGTAATGATTCATTGCATGATGCCGAATCGCAGATTGGATCACTTAAGGAGAAGGTAGTCATGCTGGAAATCTCTATCGACAGGCAGAAGAGGGATCTAGAGGAGTCAGATATCCTCCTCGAACTGGCTAAAGAAGAAGCTTCCGAAATGGCAAAGAAGGTTGAATCTCTGAGGTCTGAGCTTGAGACcttaaaagaagaaaaatctCACTCTTTAAACAACGAGAAACTTGCAGCTGAAAATGTCCAAAATCTGTtggaagagaaaaataaactcATTAATGAGTTGGGAAATTCTAGAGATGAGGAAGAAAAAAGCAAGAGGGCGTTAGAAAGTCTAGCATCAGCATTGCATGAAGTTTCTTCAGAGGCAAGAGATGCCAAAGAAAAGCTGTTGTCTTTTCAAGTTGAGCATGAAAACTATGAAAGTCAGATAGAGGATCTGAAGTTGATTCTCAAAGGAACAAACGAGAAGTATGAAAGCATGCTTGGTGATGCCAGGAAAGAAATTGAAGCTCTGACTAATTCAGTCGAACAGTCCAAGCATGATCATCAGAACTCAAGAGCCGAGTGGGAACAGAGGGAGCTTCATTCGATGAACTCTATCAAGAAATCTGAAGAGGAGAAATCTTCTGTGGAAAGTGAAATCAACAGGCTGGTTAATCTGCTAAAAATGGCGGAGGAAGAAGCTTGTGCCACTAGAGAGGAGGAGGAACGTTGGAAAAATTCGTTCAAAGAAGCTGAATCGGAAGCCATTTACCTAAAGGAAGTCCTTGGTGAAGCAAAGGCCGAGAGCATGAGATTGAAAGAGGGTTTGATGGACAAGGAAAATGAACTGCAGAATATTCTTCAGGAAAATGACGAGCTGAGGAAAAGAGAAGCGTCATCGTTAAAGAAGATTGAGGATTTATCTAAACTGCTTGAAGAAGTTCCGGCTAAGAAGCATGAGGAGGAAAATGGTGAACTCACAGACAGTGAAAAAGATTACGACATGCTTCCAAAAGTGGTCGAGTTTTATGAACAAAATGGCACCGGAGAAGTGAAGCCTAAGGCGGAAAACCAATCTCAGGAGACAGAGCTACCAGCACCTGCAAAGGAGACGCCGCATGAAGTTCATGATGTTATTAATGATGAATTTGTTCAGACTGCTTCAAAAAAGGAGAATTGGAATGGggaagtaaaagaaaatgagttagAGAAGGGCAGTGATGATGCTACAGAAGTTGATCTAAAAATGTGGGATAATTGCAACATTGAGGAAAAAGACTACTCTccagagggagagggagagacaGAGCAGGAATCCTTCGAGGACGAAGTGGAACACAAAGCCGAGGGCACAGACAACCACGAGCAGGCTAACGGTCATTCAACAGAGAATCCTGACAACGGCGGAAGCTCACCAACAAAGCAAAACgggttgaagaagaagaagaaaccgTTGCTTCATAAATTTGGGAGCCTACTGAAGAAGAAGGGCACGACCAATCAGAAGTAA
- the LOC125203958 gene encoding uncharacterized protein LOC125203958 translates to MWIAVISALIIYLIVKLFLYEDDTLLDLSSSHFSALFTVAKRLEKLYHGSKVYIGLQIPDTDSASRQNIDLVLVTHEGAMVITVKNISGFVSTDKDGNWVCTDGKHHKTEVISNPVPETKRLIPILEEYLEQRGVSLPEGYFSVKVICPNPKFSSIDSDSFPPEVITYDQWKILKPGQRSLYSGWIKGVFGGKDKTQQQSFFDQLNSALSTAPISDRLELKGNKYVLGEFIEFKGKEEDLHSLRRIKRSKISQLSVQKISMFGLAHSTVQVLFAPRDYRADGSSKASSHWEEVTVRSSTEVVFQPLNSTKPHKYKLSSVISMSLSA, encoded by the exons ATGTGGATTGCAGTGATAAGCGCTTTGATTATCTACCTTATAGTGAAGCTCTTCCTCTACGAGGACGACACACTCCTCGATCTCTCTTCTTCCCACTTCAGCGCCCTCTTCACCGTCGCCAAAAG GCTGGAAAAGCTTTATCATGGAAGCAAAGTCTACATTGGCCTCCAAATTCCGGACACCGATTCCGCTTCTCGCCAGAATATTGACCTTGTTCTCGTTACTCATGA GGGGGCTATGGTGATTACGGTGAAGAATATATCAGGATTTGTGTCCACTGATAAGGATGGAAATTGGGTTTGTACTGATGGGAAGCACCATAAAACGGAAGTGATTTCTAATCCT GTACCTGAAACCAAGCGATTGATTCCCATCCTTGAAGAATATCTTGAACAAAGGGGAGTTTCTCTTCCAGAGGGATATTTTTCTGTTAAAGTGATATGTCCTAACCCGAAATTTAG TTCCATTGATTCAGATTCATTTCCACCTGAGGTCATCACTTATGATcaatggaaaattttaaaacctGGGCAGAGAAGTCTGTATTCTGGATGGATCAAAGGTGTGTTTGGTGGCAAGGATAAAACACAGCAGCAGTCATTCTTTGATCAGCTTAATTCGGCCCTCAGCACTGCCCCTATATCAGATAG GCTAGAGCTTAAAGGAAACAAATATGTTCTAGGAGaatttattgaattcaaagggaaagaagaagacCTACACAGTTTGAGAAGGATCAAAAGGTCTAAGATTAGTCAGCTGAGCGTTCAGAAGATAAGCATGTTTGGTTTGG CTCATTCAACTGTCCAAGTTTTGTTTGCACCCCGTGATTATCGTGCTGATGGGTCTTCAAAGGCATCGTCACATTGGGAAGAGGTGACTGTCAGATCTAGCACGGAGGTAGTTTTTCAACCGCTGAATTCTACAAAACCGCACAAGTACAAGCTGTCTTCAGTGATTTCCATGTCACTAAGTGCCTGA
- the LOC125208326 gene encoding TOM1-like protein 1: protein MGDNLKDKVNQLGERLKVGGSEVGQKLTARMSSMSFKMKEFFQGSSQTDSLIEEATAETLDEPDWATNLELCDMISSGRVNSVEFIRGIKKRFMCKIPRVQYLTLVLLETFVKNCDRAFSEVAAERVLDEMVKLIDDPLTVANNRNKVLLLIESWGQSSHELRYLPVYKETYKGLIARGIRFPPRDIENLGNLVTPPRSVAAPDSLELRNEIPAQRFSAEQTKEAFNVARNSIELLNSVLSSSPLEDILQDDVTITLSRQCRESQYSVQMIIESAGDNEALLFEALNVNDEIQKVLSKYEDMKKPVVAPQKPPQPNLVPVAVEPDDFPGAGEEEALIRKQHNDQSGARGRSINLMDDLDNKIFANTSGNSSEAPKEKQPTKDDPVAH from the exons ATGGGTGACAATTTGAAGGACAAAGTGAATCAATTAGGCGAGCGGTTGAAGGTTGGGGGGTCTGAGGTGGGGCAAAAGCTCACTGCTCGAATGAGCTCAATGAGTTTCAAAATGAAGGAATTTTTCCAAGGTTCTAGTCAGACAGACAGTTTGATCGAGGAAGCCACGGCTGAGACTCTGGATGAGCCTGACTGGGCCACGAATCTCGAACTCTGCGACATGATCAGCAGTGGCAGGGTGAACAGTGTGGAGTTCATTAGGGGCATAAAGAAAAGATTTATGTGCAAGATCCCCAGGGTTCAGTACTTGACTCTGGTGCTGCTTGAGACCTTCGTGAAGAACTGCGATAGGGCATTCTCTGAGGTTGCGGCTGAGAGGGTGCTTGATGAGATGGTGAAGTTGATCGATGACCCTCTGACTGTGGCCAATAACCGGAACAAGGTTTTGTTATTGATTGAATCGTGGGGGCAGTCTTCGCATGAGTTGCGTTATTTGCCTGTTTATAAAGAGACTTACAAG GGTTTGATAGCAAGGGGCATACGGTTCCCTCCTCGCGATATTGAGAATCTCGGTAATTTAGTTACTCCTCCAAGGTCAGTGGCAGCTCCTGATTCCCTAGAACTTCGTAATGAAATCCCTGCGCAAAGATTTTCAGCTGAACAAACGAAGGAAGCATTCAATGTGGCAAGAAATAGTATAGAGCTTCTGAACTCTGTTTTGTCATCATCCCCACTGGAAGATATTCTTCAG GATGACGTAACCATCACCCTGTCAAGGCAATGTCGTGAGTCTCAGTACAGTGTTCAGATGATTATTGAATCTGCGGGTGATAATGAGGCGCTGCTATTTGAAGCACTGAATGTGAATGACGAGATTCAAAAAGTTTTATCCAAATATGAAGACATGAAAAAACCTGTGGTGGCGCCTCAGAAACCACCACAGCCAAACCTGGTACCTGTGGCTGTCGAACCTGATGATTTTCCTGGTGCGGGGGAAGAGGAAGCTTTGATCAGAAAACAACACAATGATCAGAGTGGAGCCCGTGGAAGGAGCATCAACTTGATGGATGATCTTGATAACAAGATTTTTGCAAATACATCTGGTAATTCATCAGAAGCCCCAAAGGAAAAGCAGCCTACAAAAGATGATCCAGTTGCTCATTGA
- the LOC125204137 gene encoding syntaxin-22-like isoform X1 produces MSFEDLESGRALIPLAGPRHIEHGPSRALAAGVFRINTAVAGYKRLVNCIGAPRDTIDLRHNLRKTRLQIRELVKETSAELDRVRQTYKYNEVNDSKKISDAKLTKDYESVLKDFERAQLLAAEKEKAFPHPIANNTRQPSNRASELEISSLNPMQASLVRESNRQVMHMENEIVLNEAIIDEREQGIREIQKEIGEVNEIFRDLAQLVSAQGALIGDISSNIESSHAATGEGANQLAKASKTQRSTSSMTCLMLVIVGIILLIVVDRCFVYRLVQMNFISFM; encoded by the exons ATGAGTTTCGAGGACCTCGAATCGGGCCGGGCCTTGATTCCTCTGGCGGGGCCAAGGCACATTGAGCACGGCCCGTCTCGAGCCCTCGCCGCTGGCGTCTTCAGGATCAACACCGCCGTCGCGGGATATAAACGCCTCGTCAATTGCATCGGAGCTCCGAGAGACACCATCGACCTCCGTCATAATCT CCGTAAAACTAGGTTACAGATTAGGGAGCTGGTGAAGGAGACTTCAGCAGAGCTTGATCGTGTCAGACAAACCTACAAGTATAACGAAGTCAAT GACAGCAAGAAAATTTCTGATGCTAAGCTTACAAAAGATTATGAATCTGTTCTGAAAGACTTTGAAAGGGCTCAGCTTCTTGCAGCAGAGAAGGAAAAGGCTTTTCCTCACCCCATTGCTAATAATACTCGTCAGCCGAG CAATAGAGCCAGTGAGCTGGAGATAAGTTCTTTGAATCCCATGCAGGCGTCTCTGGTTAGAGAATCCAATAG ACAGGTCATGCATATGGAAAATGAGATAGTTCTTAATGAAGCCATTATTGACGAAAGGGAGCAAGGCATCAGAGAAATTCAGAAGGAAATTGGTGAGGTCAATGAAATCTTCAGGGATCTGGCTCAGTTGGTTAGTGCACAAGGAGCTTTGATAG GCGATATAAGCTCAAATATTGAAAGTTCCCATGCTGCAACCGGTGAAGGTGCTAACCAACTTGCTAAAGCATCCAAAACACAAAGATCTACATCATCTATG ACTTGTTTGATGCTGGTTATTGTGGGGATCATTCTGCTCATCGTAGTG GATCGCTGCTTTGTTTACCGGCTGGTACAgatgaattttatttcctttatgTAA
- the LOC125203981 gene encoding protein RGF1 INDUCIBLE TRANSCRIPTION FACTOR 1-like: protein MGDVEDDDGSKWPPWLRPLLQSSFFGQCKVHAAAAHKSECNMFCLDCIDGPICSLCLNFHKDHRHIQIRRSSYHDVIRVGEIQKYLDIAGVQTYIINSAKIVFLNQRRRPQPQPRPGKGAATNTCCVCDRSLLDSFDFCSIGCKIVGTSKNFDKEKMRTDEGGASDSDESLESVNAASIRKQVVRSKVQGFTPSTPPQTAAAKRRKGVPRRAPTGGLLLGY, encoded by the exons ATG GGCGATGTAGAAGACGACGACGGCAGCAAATGGCCGCCGTGGCTGCGGCCGCTGCTCCAGAGCAGCTTCTTTGGCCAATGCAAGGTGCACGCGGCGGCGGCGCACAAGAGCGAGTGCAACATGTTCTGCTTGGATTGCATCGACGGACCGATTTGCTCACTTTGCCTCAATTTTCACAAGGATCACCGCCATATTCAG ATACGGAGATCGTCATACCACGATGTGATTAGAGTGGGGGAGATTCAAAAGTACCTGGACATAGCAGGGGTTCAAACCTACATTATCAACAGCGCCAAAATTGTGTTCCTGAATCAGCGCCGCCGCCCTCAGCCTCAGCCACGCCCCGGCAAAGGCGCCGCCACCAACACCTGCTGCGTCTGCGATCGCAGCCTCCTCGATTCCTTCGATTTCTGCTCCATTGGCTGCAAG ATCGTCGGAACATCGAAGAATTTCGATAAGGAGAAGATGAGGACGGATGAAGGTGGCGCCTCCGACTCGGACGAGTCGTTGGAGTCGGTGAACGCCGCCAGCATCCGTAAACAAGTTGTTAGAAGCAAGGTGCAGGGATTTACTCCGTCGACGCCGCCTCAGACCGCGGCGGCGAAGCGGCGGAAGGGCGTTCCTCGCCGAGCTCCCACCGGCGGGCTTCTACTAGGATATTGA
- the LOC125207664 gene encoding norbelladine synthase-like, whose product MYGTISDEKTVDVPATEAWKLYSTLQLAKVVEEALPGLISRIDVVQGDGGAGTILELVFPPGMEGGLKSYKEKFTVVDHEKRVKETEVVEGGYLDLGFTMYRVRFEVIEVEGNEKQCITRSTIEYELKEEAAANVAVVSIQPLTAIMQLSAEYLLRNNTNNGN is encoded by the exons ATGTACGGAACAATCTCCGATGAGAAGACGGTTGACGTACCTGCAACCGAAGCGTGGAAGCTCTACAGCACTCTCCAGCTCGCCAAAGTGGTGGAGGAAGCCCTCCCCGGCCTAATCAGCCGGATCGACGTCGTCCAAGGCGACGGCGGCGCCGGTACCATTCTCGAGCTCGTTTTCCCTCCAG GGATGGAAGGGGGATTGAAGTCGTACAAGGAGAAATTCACGGTGGTGGATCACGAGAAGCGTGTGAAGGAGACGGAGGTGGTGGAAGGTGGATATCTGGATCTAGGGTTCACGATGTATCGGGTGAGATTCGAAGTGATAGAGGTCGAGGGAAATGAGAAGCAATGTATAACTCGATCTACGATCGAATACGAGCTTAAGGAAGAGGCCGCAGCGAATGTTGCGGTCGTTTCCATTCAACCACTCACTGCCATCATGCAACTCTCTGCTGAGTATTTGCTCCGCAACAACACCAACAATGGCAATTGA